tttccttttctgtgcaAGTGTTTTTTATATTGATGTACATTAGCCTTTCTTGtccctgtgataaaatacccaacagaaacaacttaaaggaaggaattttattttgaatgatgGTTTCAAggcatcatggtggagaaggcatggcagtAGGTGGACAAGTCACGGGGCACAGGTCATAGGGCCCAGGTCACAAGTCACACCATAGTGACTTATTAGCTTTGGAATACAAGGCTAGACTGAGACAAGAAGGTGCCAGAAACAACCTTCAAAGGACTATTACCTATTGGCGAACAATACCAGCAAGGGACTGTGTcccaaaggttccataacctttcAAAACAGTGCCACAAGCTGAAATAGGTATTTAAACACATGAgcatagctgggcatggtggtacaggcctgaaatgccagcacttgggaggttaagGCACAGGCAGAAATTCTGTGAGTTAAAgcatagcctggtctacatagtgagttccagaccagcctggtctacatagtgagttccagaccagcttggtctacatagtggggccctgtctcaaataaaacaaaaaacaaacaaatgaggatGGGAACTTCAAATTCAGTTATAACAAGTAATCCTATTCCTTCATTCTTGCTTTTGAACAAGAACTTTGTTGAAATTTCCAAGAAATCATTGTCTAGGAGTTGGACTTGTTGCTATATATTTTCTTGTTGGAGACTTTTGGAGTCAGATCTCATGCTTAAGTCTCTTAAAGATtagctgaagtgtgtgtgtgtgtgtgtgtgtgtgtgtgtgtgtgtgtgtgtgtgtgtgtggtgtaagaTAAGGGAGCACATTTGTAGTTTTCATGTGGAAATAGTTTTTCCAGTACCCTGTGTCGAGTTGCTGATTGTTATGTCTTCCTGAAGCTCTTGGCGCACACCAGATGAGTGGACGTGCCAGGGTTTAACTCTGGGCTCTGCATTCTGTCCTACATGTTTGTCTGCTGTTGTCCCCACTGGACTGTTTACTACATCTTTGTGATATAACTTACTACTTAGTATTTATTTAAGTTAATTCCCACTAAAGAGCTACTCTGCTAATTAGTTACTGCTCTTAGTCTTACATTTGGTAAGAATACTTGGGCTTTGAGAGATTATCTGTTCAAAGTCACATAGCTCTAAGTGCCGGAGTCAGAACCCAGCTCAAATCGCCCACTATCAGCTCTCATAGTTTGAATCACAAGCTGTGGCTCTGTCATGAGTAAGCCCCTTTGTGTTCCTTGATGTCTTGTTTTCCTCACACATACATGGGAAATGATCCTACATCTGCTTCGCAGGGGTGATTGCTTCTTCCCTTTAACCAGCTGAGGGAATTATGCAACAGAAACGAAACCCTTAATGCGATATACTCCTTATACTCATATCTCCATGGTGTACATTAGATCTTAGGATTTGTTCAAGCCAATTTCCTACTTTGAATTCAATTCTTTAATCTGtatctcccattccctcctcggCATACCCCACCTCCAtatccattgttttatttttttaacctatctgtatttgatattttcttcctttatttcctctctctcccttttaaaGATGTCACATACAAATACGATCAtgccttattatttatttatttagggttatgtagcccagactaacctAAAACCCACTACATAGctgagtgtgaccttgaacttttgatcttacTGCTTCAATGAAGCTTCTTCAAATCAGAGGGAAAGGATTATTTATTTGAGAAGTAGCCTAAGAACATTGTATGTCCACACGatgtcttctctcctcttctaatttttcctttctttcctcttctctcttcttttcccttctctcccattccacactctcccttgccctcccctcctctccctttctccccttttcttcttcctctccttcccctatttctctccttcactcccttttttccttccctctctcccttccccttctgtctttatcattcatttattctcattCTGCATTTCTGCTTGGGcctaatattataaaaaaatttatttcaacTAATTTTCAATTTCCATAGAGTTATTTCATGCATCACACAGCTTTATGCTTACTGCAATGTAAAAATTGCTAAATTAAAACCACTACAACcagtgaagaaatgaaagagCTGTGTTCACTCCTGGTTCTTGCCATCTCTGTATGTGTACTAGCTCTTAAAACACACTTTGTTCTAAAAATCGCTGTGATGTTAAGGTTTTATCTATCTGGGACCTAGTTACTAATACCAgcgacttttttcttttttaaaaatatttgaggattTCATAAATTCATGTAATGTGCTTTGCTCATATCTACCTCCTACCACCTTCCTATCCTTCCCATCATCATCACATTCCCCTTTCAATTTCATgccctccattaaaaaaaaaccactgagtccagttagtgctaccTATATATGCACAGGTAGACAGCCACCCAACTGTGAAGACCAtcccctttaaaaataattctccatCCTATAACAGTCATCAACTGTTAAATATTTCCTCACCTTAGGGGTGAGGGCTTGTGTGCTCCCTTTCCAGCTGCGGTAACATGTTTGATTGGCTTGATATTGTTGATTAGGCCTTGTGTAGGCAACCATAGGTGCTGAGCTCATGAGTGCAAAGGACTTGCCATAACCAAAAGACACTGAAAAGCaagtttttaaaactgtgttcCGTTTCAATGACATTGTCTTAGACAGACCACCTGGAAACAGCTAACACagtaacagcaggagtcaaggaagcCAGGTTATTACAATTCCCAGTTGTTAATATGAAAGGTCTACAGAAGGTGTCCTCCATGTTCTTACTTCTGCCTTCCTCTTGGGGATGGTACCTGCCCAGATGCTACTCTTTCTGAGGTGGATGTGCTGCCTTCTTCATCATTCTCTTGAGGGCCCCCTTGATCTCTGTATTCCTCAGACTGTAGATCAGAGGGTTTAACATGGGGATGAGGATGGCATAGACCACAGAAAGCACCTTGTCCTGTTTTGTGGAGTGCTGAGAGCTGTGGTGCAGGTACACAGAGAGGACTGTGCCATAGAAGAGGGTCACTGTCGCCAGGTGGGAGCCGCAGGTCTTGAAGGCCTTGATACAGCCTTTGAGCGAGGCAATTTTCAGGATAGAAACTGCAATGAAGACATAGGATAAGAGGATAACAAGGAAAGAGCCAAACCCAACAAAAACAGCTGCCAGGAAAAGAACCAACTGGCTGATGAAGGGATCAGAACAAGACAAGGGAAGGATCTGAGGCATGTCACAGAAGAAATGGTGAATGACATTTGGTCCACAGTAGTAGAGATTAAAACAAGTAACTGTTTGAACAAGGCTACTAAGGAAACCACTCCCACAGACACCAGCCACCATCCTCCAGCAAAGGCTTGGGGCCATGATGGCTGAATATTGCAGAGGACTACCGATGGCCACATACCTGTCATAGGCCAtggcagccagcaagcagcactcagACATACCCATCCAGGCCAAAACAAAATACTGAGTGGCACAGGCAATGAAGGAAATCGTTTTCTCAACTTTTAAGAAGTCTGAAAGCATCCTTGGGCTGATGGAAGAAGAATAGCAGATATCTATAAGTGAcaagaaactgagaaaaaagTACATGGGTGTTTGCAGGTGAGAGTCCATCCTGATGAGGATTATGAGGGCCAGGTTCCAAATCAGAGTCATGAGGTAGGTCCCTAGGAAGACTGGAAAAAGGATGAGCTGCAGTTCTGTTTGGTCCAGGAGCCCCAGGAGGACAAACGTGTCCACAGAGGTGTGGTTTTCATCTCCTGACACAGATCTGCTTGGCATCACCTGCTAAGGAAAGGTGAGAAAAGGAGATTATTTTATTAGTCATCTTCCAAATCCCCATTCCATCTGAGAATGTTGAGCCTCATTGTTTCTCAGTAAAGTATAGCAATCCCTGCTTTGATCTTATTTAAGAACTGTTGCATGGAAACCAATGTTTTTGGTGAGCTTGGTAATTCAAAGCCTCTTATAAAAAGTCTATGaccacataaaatgtaaaaatgtccCTGTGGAGGCATAATTATAATCTAGAAACCCCATGTAGTATGAAGAAGACACACATTCCTGTGGGCTATTACACGCTAGATGCAGGCAGAAAGGGAGAACGTGGGAGACTTCTAGGTGTTAAGACTCTCTTTCCAAATGTCTCCTTATCAACAGAACTTATTCAGAGACACTGTTGTGCAAATGAACAGGGCAATGAGAAGGCCATTGAAAGTGCTGTCAGGAACAGGACAACTAAGGCTGGGTCCATTAGTGCATGTTactcaagcatgaagacccgagtCTTGATGCTGGTCCCAGCCCCCATGTAGAAGCCAGGGGCTGGTAGAGTACATCTGTACTTCAGTGCTGGGTGGATGCGGGCCAGTGCAGACAGTGAGATTTTTGCAGCTGATTATCCAGTCTAGCCATTAATGACaatattcagtgagagaccccatctcaaaaacaaactacaaaacaagacaacaaaaaacaaacagatgaaaaacCAAAGTGGAGAGTCATCAAGATACCTGATGTCTAATTCttggcctctacacacattttcaaacacacatgcacatatccacataaacatatacatagaacacacacacacacacacacacacacacacacacacacacggacaaccataatatatttttcataaacaTTTCTCCATGAAAGGGAGGGTAATTTATCCTCTTTGAGGAAGAAGAACTACAAGGTAATACATTACTTTTCAAAATGACTCTAGTAATGGATGACCTGAAATTCTCCATTTTCCATAGTTGCACCTGCTGAGCATTCACCCAAGTAACTCTGAGAGAGAAAATGGCtgaaaaaaaccacagagatctggGTTAAACCTGCCATGATATTGCTAATCTCAGAGGTACCTTTACCTTGCCATATTGTTTCTTCATCCACTAGGGATTGCTATTTCTAACTAAGCCTTGTTTTCAGTTGCCTCCTACTAATGAAAAAGgcttagtatttcttttttttgtttcagatAAAACTTATCTTGGCCTTTCCCCTCAgctttttctcactttttttttttgtgagaaatTTTCCTTCCTCATTGGGGTCAACCTCCACTTTTGCTTGttcagaaaattgaaagagaaggaaaatgaaagatgaCATCAAAAAGTAGTATCTCTGATACCGTCTTTTCCTTTAAGATATTTGACTGACAGCGCTCCATAGTATTTACTTAGctgacactgaaaaaaaaaagtatgactaAGCCAACTTTTGTCcgaaacaaaatatgaaaaacttTGTCTGTTAGGAACAATGCAGATAGGACTAATTGTAAAGCCCCAAGCACAACATTaattcctcttttcatttctttctccccctctccacccttcttcttttTGCTAATACCAGTTAAGCATTTTCATAGTTGAAAAGTTCTTCATAGTCCGGTCTGTTGGTGCATGCCAGTAGCCACACCACTCACGAGGATAAGGTAGAGAGCTGCTTGAGTTCACAGGTTATAGACCAACAGATacaacatagtgagatcttgtctccaaaataaatatcCCTCAATGCTGGTCATGCACctcgtgtgtgcacatgtacacgtgtgtgtatatgcatgtagagAATACAGATCATCATCGAGTGTCTATCTCATTTACTCTCTATCTTAATTTTTGAGAGAAGGCTCTTCCTGAACCTGGACTTCTTAAATTTGGCTGGGCTGACTGGCCAGAGAACTCGaaggatccacctatctctgcctcctcaataCTAGGTTACAGGTGCATGTCAAgcacttggctttttacatggtgCCAAGGATCCTAATTCATGTCCTCATGTCAaacacttggctttttacatggtgCCGAGGATCCTAATTCATGTCCTCatacttacatggcaagcacgtcacagctgagccatctccctaatcTGGTCATGGAATAAAAGATAATGTttgtaacagaaacaaaaaaaaaacccctaatgACATGaccatgtaaaaaaaatttttgtgTACATGTTTGCATTTTACAACCTTTAAAGCAGGCTAaacatatttatcttttcaagtatttatcatttctgtattatgaaaacattaaaagtCTTTCTTCCAGCCTTTTGAAATTTTTACTGAATTGCTGCTGATTATCCCTACCCTACCGTGGGAAAGCaatcttaacaaacaaacaaccaaagcaGGAGATGCTTTCTGACTTCAAATCTAGAATGTTCATCAAATTATACTAGATTTGATCGATTAGGGAACAATAGTTTTTACAAagttaatgctttttttttgggggggggtttctgagacagggtttttctgtgtagctttgcaccttacctggatctcactcagtagaccaggctggcctcgaacttacagagatccacctggctctgcctcccgagtgctgggaatgaaagaaATCAGGTAGATTAGGTGCTTCAACATCAACCCACACCTCTGAGTCTGTGTTTGCAGACCTCAACACCAACTGAATGAGGAAAGGCTTTGCAGACCTCCCATCTGGTCCCCATTCTCCACATGCTAATGTGTGGTCACACAGCCTACATATTCAGGTCAACCTTCTACAGATCTAACGTCTGTGTTTCAAAAGCTACACAAAAGCAATACAACCTTGCATTGATGGAGGATGAGACAAAGCTATTTGTAAATCTGTAAAATTGTACCTGGATCTGAGCCCCTTGACATACCTTGTTACGGAGGTGAAGGGACTCACCTTAGAAAGATTTCCTTTTCTTGTGATCCAAGTCCTTCTACTTTGTGGTGCACACAGGTATTCTGAAGTGACCAATAAATGTTTCCATTTCTGGGATCTGGGAGAATCTCATTTCTTCACTACTTCCAGTTGAGCACATGGTTTATTGTTAGCAAGGTTGACTTCCCTCCGCCTTCTTCAGCAATGGTCCAGCTGTGGAGCAAGAGGGTCTCAAGTACTTGTGAATTTTCTAGGTCACATGTAAGAAAAGAACTGAATGCACAACTCCCACCAAAGGAAACCAATTAAAACCACACAAACCATAAATAATGCGTCTCCTGGGTCATAGAAGAGAGACCAGCCTTAGGAGGCAGTCCCCTGCTCAGACTCCACACCCTCTTGGGAGTGTGTTCATCTTTTGAGACATTTTGAAATCAACAAATCTTCCTTTCATCCTGAAAGAGTCCTGGATCTCATATAGAGGCCATGCCTAACCTTGTTAGATACTATGCCAGTTTTCCATAGAAGCCATCACTacttctctgtgcagctctgagtCAGACTCCTTGCAATGGATTCTCAGACTCTCTATTTTCTTATCCTAGACcaattttcttcacttttaaaTGGGACTACATGGATGGAACATATTCAAAAAGATGTCGCAGGTATTTGGGAatgaaaaaaaagtgacaaataGATCTCTTCTTTCCCCTCATGTTTGTGTAGCTGCCTgctttaaagaataaagaaaagacagaaggagcATAATGgcagaaatgaagagagaaagagaaagaattagaTAATGTGTTTAAGGAAACTTTGAAAAGACAAATAGTATTGAAGGTCCCCAAAGAACACACCAAGACAGATCCCTTCCTCTTCGCTCTATCTGACCTTGCTATCTTCTCTATTTAAATGTATAGGGAGAAAAAATGGTCAATCCGTTGTACTAAGATACCAACAAGGTTTAAGTTGATGTCTATTGGTCCCCAGGTTCtgatttttccttcagaaaaaaacCGGGCAGTATCTGGGAAGAGCATCTTGGAGGGAGTAAGAATGACCACTCAGACTATGGAGAAAACCAGTCTATTCAGATACATAAGATGACCATTTCTGCATGTGACTGTCATCTAGCTCCTATTTTGTCTTCATTCATCCCTTTAAAACCTTGGACTTAGATGTGTGTGAcaagacaatattttaaattttatttatattttatgcatatgagtgctctgcatgtatacttgcatgccagaggaaggcatcagatcctattacagatggttgtgagccaccatgtgattgctggggatatgaactcaggaccactggaagagcagccagtgctcttaacctctgagtcatctctctagcccacaagATAATATTTTAAACTATTGTTTAGGGTCTGCACCCTGCCTATGTCAAAGTCAACCTCTAGGCTTCTGCTAGGATCTGCCATACCTGCAACCATTCACAGGTCCTTTCTGGGCCGCCTCCACCACCCTACTAGGTACCCAGGCTTCCCAATCCCCTCTAGGGTCTAGTCTAATAAGTACCCCTGACCTGCTGTTCACATCTTTTCTGCAACCCATCAGACTGAGCTAGGGTCCCCAGTATACTAGCCTAGTCTGGCCTTCCCTGTCTTCACTGCTAGAGTCAGGCTTAGGCCAGGAGCCTCCATAGCCCAGACCACAGGACTCTCCCATGTCATATCCAACCTTTCTTACCAGACAGATCTAGCTCCACACTTAAGGCTTGGAATAGGAAGTATGTCCTGTACACCAGCTCAGTCCTTCTGCCCACCTTACTTCATTTCACCCAAGCCATTTTTAACTCCTAGGCCCAATCTGCCCCCACATCCTATTTTCTTCTCCAACGTGCTTTATCCATAATGAACTCAGAAGTAACAAAGGAAGTCCCCATCCTCAGATCT
The sequence above is drawn from the Peromyscus leucopus breed LL Stock chromosome 1, UCI_PerLeu_2.1, whole genome shotgun sequence genome and encodes:
- the LOC114703381 gene encoding olfactory receptor 5A1-like, which gives rise to MPSRSVSGDENHTSVDTFVLLGLLDQTELQLILFPVFLGTYLMTLIWNLALIILIRMDSHLQTPMYFFLSFLSLIDICYSSSISPRMLSDFLKVEKTISFIACATQYFVLAWMGMSECCLLAAMAYDRYVAIGSPLQYSAIMAPSLCWRMVAGVCGSGFLSSLVQTVTCFNLYYCGPNVIHHFFCDMPQILPLSCSDPFISQLVLFLAAVFVGFGSFLVILLSYVFIAVSILKIASLKGCIKAFKTCGSHLATVTLFYGTVLSVYLHHSSQHSTKQDKVLSVVYAILIPMLNPLIYSLRNTEIKGALKRMMKKAAHPPQKE